Sequence from the Miscanthus floridulus cultivar M001 chromosome 16, ASM1932011v1, whole genome shotgun sequence genome:
TTCACCCTCTAATATATTTTTTGCTCATAAAAAAATTCTATTTCTAGCAATAAGAAAGAATGTAGTGAATATTCCTTCCCCCCACCTAAAAATAAGTTACACTAAATTCTACCTAGAAATTACACCAACATAAACACTGTAATAGTAGTAAAGTCAAATGTACATCCTATGTTGACGTTAACTAAAATTAGAGTGTGCGAGAGAAGATTTTCACCCTAAACGGGTTAAGTGGTGCATATTCCAAATAGTCATTCTTATGAGACTGAATTTTAGAAAAATGATGTTATATTGTACtatctccgttctaaattataagatgttttctaaatatattgcttttaatatgtatctagacatagtggccctgttcggcttaccccatattcggcttgttcggcttcttttttcagccggaacagtgtttttctctcacaacaattcagctggaacagtgtttttcagccagtttcaaccaagttttagaccagcgaacggagcctgtgtatatctaagtgcatgtCAAAAGTTATACATCTAGAAATGTCAAAACGTTGCATAATTTGGAACAAACAGAACAAAAGGAGTAAGATACATCGGTAATCGGAATTCTACCTCCGATGGTTTTTGTTTCAAATCCTAACACCCTACTAGAAATGACGAAAGTACGCTGTATATAGTTTGATATGGTCATACTTTAGTATTTAGGTcctgtttggtttccataagtaAGGTGACTTATTAAatcaggtgacttattaagtcaggtgattgaaaaccagtgacttataagtcatgcctgtttggttgtagatgacttataagctcattaaaggTGTGGGTCCCACACGAAAaaggtgacttataagttttaagcaggggtaaaccaacttaggccttgtttagatcacctccaaattccaagttttttcactctctctccatcacatcaatttttagccgcttgcatggagtattaaatgtagataaaaaaataactaattgcacagtttagttggaaatcacgagatgaatcttttgagcttagttggtccacgattggacaatatttaccaaataagacgaaagtgttactattcatcggtttgaaattttttgcaatctaaacatggccttaaaacttataagcaggggtgacttataagttggtagtgtttggcaaaataagttattttttttcactttttaacttataagtaggtgacttatttggaaccaaacagggccttaggtgAATGCGTGAAATTATGACGGTAAAAAGGGGGAGAAGAATACATGCTTAAATGAACCATTTATTAGTGGCATGAGAAAAGAATATTCAAACAATTTGGCACACTTTTAGTTGGGCATTAGATGTGAAGGATAAAAAAAAAGGTGACATATAAGAGGTAAATGGAAGACTCAAATTTTCTCCTGGATGAGACAAGTGATATGTTGGCTCTATGTCAAAGATGAACATGAGCCTTTATTATAACTCTTCCCAAGATAACGTAGTCACAACATGCATACCGACCTTAGGTGGAGGCTAGAAAAGTGTGGAAGCCAAAACAACGATGAATGGGTGAAAATACGAAAACACTTCAAAAATTGGCCTAGCTTGTTTCAAAAAATGACCTGAGTAGATTttagagaaaaaggaaaaagctAGTGAAAAAGCATCAAGACCCCTAACtgagttttggtgtattgatgaccaTGCAATTAAGGGTATAATGATATCATTGTAGGTGCATGACAACACAAAGAAACCCTCAAATTTCAAAAGAATAGGGCAAGAGGATACGTGACAGCTTAATTACATTTTTATATATAATCAAGGAAGGTAGAAAAGAAACCGTGACAACTGAATATTTCAAACATACTccatctattccaaattataagatgttatggcttttctagatatattgcttttactatgtatctagacatattgtaTATCTAAGTATACAAAATttacgtatctagaaaagtcaaaacgtcttataatttgaaacggaaggAGTAACAAATTAACATGCCTCAACTTCTGAAGAAACAGCTAGACTATAGAAATCACATGTCATTTGTCATAAGCAACAATTCATAAATGCAAACAAACTGCACAGATCCAAATTACTATATCAGCATGACTTGGCCAAAGAACACGAGGCAACATCAGTTCAGGAGAAATCTTCAGCCAGCAAGGGTACAATCAGAATATGGTAGCTTTGTGACTCATCGATCAACGATCATACTGAGCATGGCAGACAAGAAATATGGGATTATCCAAGATCCTAAACATTTCAGTTGAACAAAATGATCCAAGCTACAACTCTCAGTTCTAAAGCTGGTACTAGTACAGTAGTACAATTCTGCAACAAAATGCAATTAACAGAGAGGTCGTCTGAGCATAGAACTGCCCTAGTTCTAGAGTCCACAGTTGTACATACTCTacaatttgagaaaaaaaatcccTCATGAAGCATCAGTGGGAAACAGCAGTGGAAATGTAGCAGCGAGATGATGAACCACAAGATTATAAACCTTAATGGCATCACATGATGCCGATGACAAGTTATCTTCTTTCACCCGCAACCGGCCTCGACTCCATGTGCACAGGCATTGGTGCTGCAAGCCCAGGCTTAACATAGGCACTTCTCTTGCTAGGCTTCACCTCATCAGACTCAGCAGAGCTGGAGCCTTCAGAGCCCTGATCAACTTCATTTCCATTCTCTGTCTTTTCATTGATCGTGTGAACCTGACCATTACCGGAGAAACTCACCTTCTTGCTCACAGTCGGGCGACCTGCCACCAATGCAGCATTGCAGCCGTCATGGTACTCGTCGGCCATCACCATCTGCTGCTGCTCTTTGATCAGCACCTTGTCAACGAACTCCAAGATCCGGGTGAGCTCCCGGCTCACCGCGCGCTTGCCCTCCCGGATCATCGGGTCCCCTCCCTGATCCAAAACCCAATTCAAAACCCAGCACACCGTGGCATACGGACCGAAGTGAACGAGTTCATGGCAAGGGTTCCATCACCTGGATAGCGTCGAGCCGGAGGAGGAGGCCCATGGCCGCCTCTGAGACGGCGGCGGGGTCGGCGCCCCCGCGGCGGCCGGAGAGCGACCCCCGGATCGCCGCGGCCTTTGACCGGAGCACGGCGAGCTCCTTGAGCTGGCGCAGCGTCCGGGAGCGCCGCGCCAGGAAGCGGCGTAAGTGGGCCTGGATCGTCCGCGCCGCGCGGTCACTCGCCGCGGAGGGCGGCGGCCCCGTGCGCGCCGGTCGCCGCGGCCGCGGCAGAGGAGGCGAGGGCGGCGATTCCGGTTCCGACTCGTCTCCCTCCTCCACctcttgctcctcctcctcctggtagCGGGCCGCGCGGCGCGGGCGAGAGTTCGGGTGGGGCGGTCGGCGCGCGGGAGCAGGGGCGGCGAAGCAGCGGGGAAGGGCGGATTCTATCGCGGCCACCCGACGCAGGAGCGAGTGGAGCAGGAGGTGGCCGTGGTCGCCGGATGGATTGGGCTtcagctgctgcggcggcggtggaTGGGTGTAGGCATGGGGCTTGGCTTCCTGCTGCTGGTACTGGTACTGGTACTGCTGGGGGTgcggatacggatacggatagGGATTCATCGCGTGGTGCGCGGCGGGAGGCGGCGGCTGGGGCtggggctgcggctgcggctgagcAGGCGCCGGGGTGCTGAGGAGGAGGTGGGCGGCAATGGCGTGGAGGAGTTGGTCGGACGCGGCGGAGCAGGGCGGGGCCGGCGCGGGTGCCGGGTAGTAGCACGGCGCCGCGCCCGCGCATccgcagcagcaggagcagcaggcgGGCGGGGCGGGGTCGTGGTGGGCGTGACGGGGCATTGGCGCGTGATCCGGCGGGGGTTTCTCGGCGGGCCGGGGCCgggatcggcggcggcggagagggTGTCACTGACTCACATTCACATCGGGAGTGGGAGAGGCAGGGGAAAGGAGATGCGCTTTGGAACGGAGCCCATGTGCCGCCCGCTGCGGCCTGTCCAGGCCGGCAAGCAAGCGCCCAACGGGCACgccgtgggtgcgctcgtgccGCCGCGGGTTTTCGCTCGCTGACTGGTGGGGCGTCCTGACGTCCGGCACGGGGTTTATTATCTGCTGTCGATTGCTCCAACTGCGAGCCCGTGGACTTTCACTTGGGAAGTGGAGGTTGGGAGGAACCGCCGGCCCGGCCATGGCCCGTGGATTTTCTATGGGCCGGCCATGGCTGTTTTGGCCTTCTCGGGGAGTTGCGTGTCGTGCCGTGCCGCTCTCAACGGAAACTCACGAAGCTCGGCTGGCCCTTCGGTCAGAACTCAGAACTCAGAACTCGGAAACCTGAAAGTTCATCGTGCACCAGCAAAACAGACGGCGTACGACTAGTGCTGTACCGGTGCCAAGTTCCCAACCAGAGAGATACGAGTAGTCGAGTACGACGAATGGGAAAGGAAACTGGAAATCTGTGCGGTTCAAAGTGCAGCCCTGTAGGCGTGAACTCACCGGCCTGGCTTATCAGTTATGGACactatttttctctctcaacaaatcagcttcagccggttTATCAGCCGTAGAAATCATCTCCCGAGATCTATTGACATCTAGCGAGGGATTCAAATTTCAGAGTATCAACTACAATGTCACATATGCTTTCTTTCAGTTTTGTAAAAAAACATATGCTTTCTTTCAGTTCTGTAAAACAAAAACTACTTCAGTTCTACGTTAAGTGTTGACACTGCCTGCGTTAGTACTTATTATGCCAACTGCCACATGTGTAGCAATCCTACTATCAATCATACTATCCTAGTTAGCTAGCTAGCCACTAGAGACGCTCTAAGGGCGTCCTCAATGACCGGCTACGTCGTAAGCTTCGTCCCACGTGAAAATATTAAACAATGAAAAAAACATCTCTCTAGCGACGAGGTAATCAGCAGACGATTTCGCTAGGATCAAGGAATTGCGAGAACAGATTTACGGCAATGCTCTGCAGGTGGGGAGGAAGGAAATAAGATAATATTTCTTTTCATTCTCTCACTTccggctgaaagcatctaggccctagttgtatttcgatgattaatgacaatacgtaattACTATGAATAATGTGTATTTTAcataggcaattaagttaggtcatggtaatggtaattgattggacaatcatggttgtcatgcccctacgatagaaattatttcggttttcaaaggattgacgacaaggttaaggatggactagttctaagtgtcgtttgaagttgaagagacacttagagtagtttaggactttgtttttcctttgaccgtattattaaggggggtatggacgggtagcttgacctaggtgagtctagtgagttaggtgtggtgcacatttgtTTAATCTAGAACTAGATAGCtcttaaaaagcccttagatcaattggagcaaactctattctcatatgatcgagagttggaagtggaTGAAAGgttaaatgttgaccggacgctgacgtagagtccggtcagttcatttgatcaaggtgaaatcgtctggcgcgactggacgctgagaggtgccggtcgactccagtaaggtttcagagaaggaaaatcgtgaccggacgtgtccgatcataaCTTAAACCCTGtgtttcggggagaactgaccggagcgtccggtcaccccgcagaggcccataacggttcgttttgaacatgggtgtataaatacttcctgcATTCGTGTaaaggggtacttttgctcattccaacagctgagaaacacctttgaaagTGCCAAGAAgggtaaggtcctagtgaggtgattgagatttgataatccaaaagagagccctcattagtgaaagcaagagtagcaaagtgtgcatcaacccttctcattaggcttgtcatggttaagtgagagttcatgcttgttactcttggtgatcgccatcacctagacggcttggtggtaattgggagcttggtgatcatccggaggagcttgtggatgacccaactcaagttgtgagcggttgtgggtgattcaccgtgacggagtgtcaaagaatcaacccgtagaaaaCACTTGAtctttgcgcggatcaagggagagctacacccttgcgcgggtgctccaacgaggactagtggggagtgatgactcttcgatacctcggtaaaacatcgccgtgttcctccttctctctttactttgagcatttaccttgagcaattcatttcttgtctttacattcatagaattgccatgctatagTAGAATTGAAACTTATGTtgtaagactttttgtgcggtagaacattagaaacactttctagtcacaaggggtgaagttaggctaaccgtaggatttaattattgcaaaaaattagaattagcccaattcaccccctcttggacatcttgatctttcaattggtattggagcctcgtgctcatgtatttagacttaaccgtctagagaaagatgtctcacagggatatctttgagggggataattttccttatttgaaaatccgcatggaggcgtatttagaagctctagatgttgggatacttagagccgcctcacaaggcttcccaaaacctcgggatgccacacacctacaaggcgatgaggtgaattacgagaaatggaatgcaaaggctcgaaacaccatctttagaggtctttgcaaagatgtgttcaaccgggtgaggaaccataaagatgcccatgcactatggtcagatatttatgcgctccatgagggaacaaagagcgagcgtgaggaacgctatcatcttgtcattaaaaagctaaattcatttgaaatgcttcctaaagagagtgctaatgaaatatactcatgcttgaatgttcttgtagaggaagtcaatgggcttggacttactcaaatgcaaccatccgatattgtaagaaagattttaagtgtcctccccattgacaaatatggacatattgtgaccgtgcttcatcaaggtgatctttccaccgctacaccaacacaaatcttaggaaagatcaatgtttatgagatgtacatgcacatcacaccataagatggctcatcctctactaagaagaaagacaaggacttagcattcaaagctagtcaagagaagggcaaagcaaggcttgagtatgagagctcaagtgatgatgaaattgatgatgcaagtcttgctctcatggtgagaagaaccgccaagatgctaaagaagcttaacaagagtggcatcaagtttgatggcaagaaaaaaagttcttcactagctctagaagaaagtcaatctcagagatggattgctataattgtggagaacttggtcatttaGCACACCAATAcacaaagcctaagaaagacaagtacaagaacaagtataagggcaagaaagatgactcaagtaatgaagaagaagatgagaaaaagaaaaacaagccatacaagaagaaggatggcaagaaaaagGAATTCCACAAGAAGAATAAAagtgggaaggcatacatcgtcggtaaTTGACTCACTGatgttgattcatcaagttgttcatccgatgatgatagtgataatgagaaggtggccaccattgtgattgactcttcatcatcttcaccaacacaaccgctatcatcctctacacacctatgccttatggtcaagggtgaacgaaagatatcaaatgatgatgatagtagtagtgatgatcatgctaacaatgatgattgtgatagtgatagtgatgatgatgaatttgaatcaccttcatatgatgaacttgtcaaattgctaaacaaatatactaggatcattagaaagactagagctaagaatgacaagctagaagctaagaatgattctcttttacctaaatgtgatatagccgaaaaggctagtgttgaggttagagaagcaaatgatgctatatcatccaaactcaaggagctcaaatcttctaagaaagagcttaaagataaacatgataaatttgagaggatacacaatgagctcatcactagccataatatgctaaaagaagaatatattactcttaagattaatcatgataatcttgtcattgctcaagaatttctatccaatgagccacatgatgctactaacaatgttgttaagattgatatagctacatcatgttatgatttgatcattgagagcattgagcaaagttctattAGCAAGGGCAAGTAAGTGATTGAgaccgataattatgatgagtatgtcaagctcaagaatgacaatgaaaagctaaagaaagatcttgaagagctcaaaaccactaACACTAtaatgctagaaactcttgatcatgatggtgacttgattcttgagaatgagaagctcaaagaagagaacaagaaactcaaggaagagaaaaacaatgatgcactcaaggaagagaacaaaaaaactcaagttggagaaagagcatcttaagattagatcgagcaaattcacaagaggcaagcatcttcaaagtgagctactaatgaacaccatcataaagatggatagaaagtggtattgggtacttggcaaaccaagagaagaaggctcaagctcaataagAACATAAgttaaagccaaagccaaagagatatgttgagtgtggacaagaaggccactttacccatgagtgtcaaactccaccaccacaacccttgcccaagcatgctagaccttttgttttcaatgctcattacatgcttagaaatgattctagtggaaagatgaaagtcatgttcttaggacctcccaacaagaataggcctaagaaaatttgggtagtaaagttacttgttgagaaggtgaagggccctcaacaagtttgggttcctaaagtttgatctcttgtgtgtaggtgaactacaagaccggtggaagtgattgtgttattgatagtggttgcacacaacatatgactggtaatcctcatatgttcacctcactagatgaagaagtagatggacaagaaagaatcatatttagagataattcaaaggacaaggttaaaggattgggcaaagtggtaatattaaataatcattctatctcaaatgtgctatatgtttctttattgagcttcaacttgctatccgttggataattgtgtgatcttggtttccaatgcttgtttaccgagaaggaatttattgtatctaagaaggatgatgatcaagtgatattcaacggatttagatacaacaacctatatctagtggatttcacctccgaagatgctaacttaaagacttgtctattcaccaaaacaacacttgggtggctatggcatagaagacttgctcatgttgggataagctcactcaagaagctaatggagaatgatttggtgagagggttgaaggatgtgaagtttgaaaagtacaagctttgtagtgcatgtcaagccggcaagcaagttgcaaatactcatccaacaaaagctttcatgtcaaccacaagagtgctagagctccttcacatgaacTTATTTAGActtacaacatacaagagtttgggaggaaatttttattgtcttgtgattgttgatggctattcaagatacacatgggtgttcttccttcatgacaaatccgaagttacatcatgcttcaagaagtttgccaagagagcacaaaatgaatttgaagtgaagctcaagaagattagaagtgacaacagcaaagaatttgacaacacaaacatagaagcctattgtgatgaagttgggatcaagcatgaggtctccacaatatatactcctcaacaaaatggtgtagttgagagaaagaaccggacattgatcacacaaGCAAGaaaaatgcttgatgagtacaacactcccgaagctctatgggcggaagctatcaacaccgcatgctatgcatccaaccgcctattccttcaaaagtttcttggcaagacaccttatgagttgctcaatgggaagaagccggacgtatccttctttagggtgtttggttgcaaatgctatatctataagaagcggcaacacctagggaagttttaaagacattgtgatattggttttcttgttggttacacatcaaaatccaaagcatatagagtatttaattatgccatcggcttggttgaagaaacatatgatgtggaatttgatgaatctaacggctctcaaggagcacatgagaatcttgatgatgtaggtgatgaaccattgagggaggccatgaaaaatattccggttggagacatcaagcctaatgatgatgaagatgatgtacaagtgatcaatccaccttcttcatcaaatgtgccacaagatggtgatcaatatgggagagtagaaaatgaagacactcatgtctcccatgagcaaatggtgacacaagcacatgatgttgatgctccacaacctccccctcaagtggttgatagaagaaattcacctctactacaagctcatccacaagatctcttcatagggagtccatcaaagggagtaatgactcgctcttaaaagcttacttcatttattgaacatcactcttttgtctcttgttttgagcctactaaggtagaagaagctcttcaagatccagattggataaatgtcatgcatgaagagttgaacaactttactcgcaatgaagtttggacttttgaagagcgaccacaaggtgcaagagtcattggaacaaagtgggtgttccgcaataagcaagatgatcaaggtgttgttgtgaggaacaaggcaagactagttacaaaggggttctctcaagttaaaggtttggattttagagagaccttttgCATTGGTTGCAATACTAGAAGTcatctgtatcctccttgcatatgcatcacatcatgaaatgaaactatatcaaatggatatgaaaagtgcatttttaaatggctttattaatgaactagtctatgttgatcaacctcccgggtttaaagaccctagatatgctaatcatgtttatatgttgtccaaggcgttatatgggcttaagcaagccctaagagcttggtatgagcgtctttgggacttcctcattgagaagggattcaccattgggaagatcgacaccacactattcaccaagaagcttgatggacatatcttcatttgtcaagtgtatgttgatgatatcatctttggatcatcaaatgaagattcttgcaaagagtttggtgaattgatgtcgaaggagttcgagatgtcaatgattggagagcttatattttttttggttttcaagtcaagcaaatgagagaaggaatttttatctctcaagagaaatatacaaattatcttctcaagagatttaagatggatgaatgtaagccaatcaagacaccaatgtcaactaatggacatcttgacgtagatgagggaggtaacacggttgatcaaactctctaccgctctatgaatggtagcttattatatttaaccgcatctaggcccgacaccatgtttagtgtgtgtatgtgtgctagatttcaagctaatcctaaggaaactcatttgattgccgttaaaagaatccttaggtatcttaagcacacaccaagtattggcctttggtatctcaaaggagctatatttgaattagttgactattctgattcggattatgtcggttgcaaagttgatagaaaaagcacatctagagggtgccattttcttggtagatcacttgtgtcttggtcctccaagaaataaaatagtgtggctttgtccaccgccgaagcggaatacattgccgctggtgcttgttgtgcacaaatactttatatgaaataaactttgctagactatggtgtagttctagaaaaggtacctcttttgtgcgacaatgaaagtgcggtaaaacttgcaaataatccggttcaacactctcgcaccaagcacatagatatccgccatcactttcttagagatcatgttgcaaagaatgatatttcattagaaggtgtaaggatcgaggatcaattggcggatatcttcactaaaccgctagatgaggcgactttttgtcgattacaaaatgagctcaatgttcttgattttagtaacttcactagaaaatgagcttgtgttgtcccttacattgcattgtaatatacatcatgtttaatttttggtaatgcacatagggcttgtctaacatggttaagataaccgtcgaaaagtgagtgaagaagcttaaccttggatcaaacctgacaagcaactagatttactttcaagtattgcattgcatatgcatgaatgttgttttatcatttctcttcaattgccctcttattgtctattttcttaaaaagaattatagcctaaggcaaaatattttgaaaattttgagggtttgagagaggtcactcacatcagtcccaattggtgtttatttgggtcttattgaagttaggactt
This genomic interval carries:
- the LOC136511965 gene encoding uncharacterized protein, which encodes MPRHAHHDPAPPACCSCCCGCAGAAPCYYPAPAPAPPCSAASDQLLHAIAAHLLLSTPAPAQPQPQPQPQPPPPAAHHAMNPYPYPYPHPQQYQYQYQQQEAKPHAYTHPPPPQQLKPNPSGDHGHLLLHSLLRRVAAIESALPRCFAAPAPARRPPHPNSRPRRAARYQEEEEQEVEEGDESEPESPPSPPLPRPRRPARTGPPPSAASDRAARTIQAHLRRFLARRSRTLRQLKELAVLRSKAAAIRGSLSGRRGGADPAAVSEAAMGLLLRLDAIQGGDPMIREGKRAVSRELTRILEFVDKVLIKEQQQMVMADEYHDGCNAALVAGRPTVSKKVSFSGNGQVHTINEKTENGNEVDQGSEGSSSAESDEVKPSKRSAYVKPGLAAPMPVHMESRPVAGERR